The following DNA comes from Triticum aestivum cultivar Chinese Spring chromosome 3D, IWGSC CS RefSeq v2.1, whole genome shotgun sequence.
ATCCTTATCTTTCTATATGGTCTGATAAATCATACTACTTTGTGTGAAGAAACTGACTATGCTATTCTTCTCATATTTACATTTATTTAGTTCCATGACTTTGTCAATTGCAGCACCAAACTTCTGTTTCAGTTGAGGTGTTCGTCTTGTCAtactccgtttttatttagtccacgtattagctttggtcaaagccaagctttgtaaactttgacaaagtttataaacaaaagtATTAACATATACAATGACAAATCAaaaccattagattcattattgaatgtactttcacatcatctagatttgttatggtaaatgtttatattgttttctataaacttggtcaacctttatgaagtttgacttcagtcaaatctaatatgcagagtaaataaaaacggagggagtactacccatAGAATGTGGACCAGAGTCCGAGTTTCACTGAGTTAGTAATTGTCTTGCTTTCTTTTCTTATAGATTCGATGGTGGGTAACTAGATAGAGTTCAGACTACTTGATGCTGCTTCATTAGGGCGAATGTCTTGAATGGATGCATAAGAGAACTGTCATCCTGCATACCTGCTTCCTGTTTGAAGAACTTATCAGAAAACTGCAATAGCTAAATGGTTTGCCTCTTATGTTTCTCTTTCAGGTTAGAGAACAAGAATTCGATGTGAATTTTTGGATCAAATCCCTGAATTCTCTTACTTGGGTTGAAATACTACGCCAGGTTCTGGTTGCTTCAGGTTTTGGTTCAGATCATCATATGCTGAATCGGAATTTCTTTAACAAGGTACTTAATGAGACACCTCATTATTCTAGATCTAACACTTGTATGTGGGTGTGCACGCCTTTCAGGTTACAGCTACCAATATTTGTATATATGCTGTAGCAATAGATCCCCCCTACAAGTACTTCTATTATGTTTCAAAGTAACATATATCCTTTTATTCAATTATAGGAGAAAAATCAAATGGTTAAATATGGGTTACGTCCTCGTACACTGAAAGGTGAATTGTTTACACTATTGTCTAAGAAAGGAAGCGGTGGGTTAAAGGTTGCTGAACTTGCCAAATCACCACAGGTAGTATCAGAAACAAACTGTTCATATTGATGATAGCTGGCCTTCTGTATATACTTTTGGTTGAGTATCTCCGTGGCATTTACTTGATTGTTCTCTTCAGATTATTGGTCTTAATCTCTCTGGCGCATCAGAAGTAGAGCAGCTTATTTTCTCAACTCTCTCTAGTGACATCACATTGTTTGAGAAGATTGCGCCTTCTGCATATCGTCTCCGTGTTGATCCTCGGATTAAAGGAAAAGAAGATCCTAGATCAGATACCGAGGATTCTGGAACTGTTGATGATGATGGGGATGCTAGCAGCAGTGGTGATGAATCTGATGGTCCACAAGAGAGTTATCCTGAGCATGAAAGTAGAATTGTCAGGTGGAGACAGAAAAACGTACATAAAAATATGAATAAATGCAGTGAAATTGATGAAAGTTATTCCGGAGAACGATGGCTTCTGGGGTTGATGGAAGGCGAGTACTCAGACCTAAGCATCGATGAGAAGCTGGATTGCTTGGTTGCTTTGATAGATGTTGTTTCTGGTGCTGGTTCTGTTCCAAGGCTTGAGGTAACCTTCACTCTCTTCCGGTATATTTCAATTGCAACATCTCATCTTTGTTCAAGGCATCATTGCTTAAGCCTTACTCCCTCCTATCCAAATAAGTGTAGCAGTTTTGAGCTAAGGTTAGTTCAACCTTAGTTCAAAAgtgcgacacttattatggatcggagggagtactgaaCTTGCAAAACGACCATCTAGGACTCAAAGGATCATTATTGTTTTTCATTATTGTTAATGTTGCCCTGTATGAAGTAATCTGGCTGACTATAGTGCTCTGTCTTGGTAATGTAACTACATAGATAGTTTGGATGTTCTTAGAAGTGATCAGATGAGATAAGAGAGCAAGGTCTCATTTTTAGAAGATTATGGCATTATTTCAGCTTTTTCTTTTAAATCATCCAAACCCATGAACCATTTATGCAAATTTACCTCCACTGAATTTTCTTCTTCTGTTGATGTGCTTTATTCACTTCTCCACAACTAACATAAATGATCGCACTTATAATTGATTATCCTAAGTTCGTAACTACACTATGATTGTGTCTCCTTACGGCTTAGCCAGAATTAGGAGAAATGGACATTTTAAGTAGATACTACTTTCATTAGGATATGTATATGGACATCTGAAGTGGATAGTGCCTGCCTTAGGTTACCGTATAACTCATTTGAAGTATTCGAAGTGAAAATACATACAATAGCCAGTGCCATTTCTCAGTTGTTGGGAAACTTAATCTTGGATAACTTTGTTGTGTTCACGTTCCAAGTTAAAGCTCAGCCTTCATACAAATGTTCTATCCTCTATTTGTATGCCCTGTTGGAAAGCTGCAGAATCTTATATTATTGTTTTCTACCTTTCATAGGAACCACAAAGTGTCCTGTCTAACATACAGAGAGCACAGTCGCATGCCTCAGGTGGGAAGATAAAGAAGTGTACAAGAACCATTTATCAATCTAGTGATGAGTACTTAAATAGACCAGGAAGCTCGCACAGTTTTGATTCTTCTATGCAAGGACAGTCAGGAACCCTGAGGAGTCAGGATTACATTGCCGACTCTGGAGCTAACGAATCACCCACAGGATTTGCACATCAGCCACAAATTGTTCTCTTAGGATCAGATCGCAGATATAACAATTACTGGCTCTTCCTTGGTCCTTGTAGAGCAGATGATCCAGGGCACCGTAGGGTTTACTTTGAGTCCTCAGAAGATGGTCACTGGGAAGTGATAGATTCACCACAGGTTGCCCACCTGCTTAATTTGCGTAGCATCTAAATTTGCCTCTTATTTAATCACTTGAGGTTAAACTTCACAAATAAAGTTACTGGCTCTTTTTTTGTTTGCATTGCAGGATTTACTCTCGCTGTTGTCTGTCCTAGACATCAGAGGCACCAGGGAAGCTTATCTTCTTGCATCAATGAAAAAGAGGCAATCATGTCTTTTTGAAGGCATGAAAAAACACTTGGAAGATGGGTGTGTAGTTGCGCTCACAGCATCATCTGATTCTTCTCGTTCCGAGACAAGCAGTGGAAACAGATATTCACCCAAGCCAAGTAGTGGAGATGGAGCTTCACCCCTATCAGACATTGACAGTGCTTCTGTTCCAACATATCTAGCTGGTAATCTTCAAAATGCATCATCTGCAATAGGAATTGAAGTTGGGAGGAGAAGTGATGAGAAGATGTTGAAGTGGGAAAGGTTGCAAGCGTTGGATAAATGGATCTGGACTTCTTTTTATTCTTCCCTCACTGCTGTTAAGTGTGGGAAGAGATCATTTAAGGAATCACTTGTTCATTGTGAAAGTTGTCATGATCTGTATTGGAGAGATGAAAAACATTGCAGAATATGCCACTCTACTTTTGAGGTTGGTTTTGATCTTGAAGAAAGATATGCTATACATGTGGCAACATGCAGGGAGCCTGAGGATTTGTACGATGTGCCAAATCATAAAGTTCTTCCTTCGCAGCTACAGGCACTTAAAGCAGCCATTCATGCTATTGAGGTGAGTACTAGAACATGGTTGTTCTCCGCAGAGTTTAGTGTCTGGGATCTACTTCGTTAAGAAACTATGATACATGGTGACTCAAAGTTGAGTTATGTTGCTGTATTGGATCGCCAGTCACTTGTTTGATCACAAATagcatatgtactccctccgttctgatttactcgtcgtggttttagtttaaattgaactaaaaccacgacgagtaaatcggaacggagggagtatttcatagcAGCTTCTTAATCATATTTTTTCCTCATTTTGTGTGCGCTGATGTAGGCACGCATGCCTACGGCAGCTTTCGCTGGTTTGTGGATGAAGTCTTCGCACAACCTGTGGGTTAAGCGGCTGCGACGAACATCATCATTACCCGAGCTTTTGCAGGTCAGTATCTTTTTCCTGTTTACATCGTAATATCAGAACATCCATTCAGTTTCAGGTAATTTATTGTTTTGCCATGTTTCTTCCCTGCAGGTTCTTGTTGATTTTGTTGGGGCAATTGATGAGGATTGGTTGTACCAAAGCTCATCAGCAGTAAGCTTTAGTTCATATCTGGATGACATTACTGTATACTTCCAAACGATGCCACAAACGACGTCTGCAGTTGCACTCTGGGTTGTCAAATTGGATGCTCTCATTGCACCTGATTTGGCACAAGCTGATTCTTGCAGAGGATTAGGCAAAGGGTCCATACAGACAAGTATGTATTTGGCTGATTCTCAatattatctactccctccgttccgatgaATAAGGCGTATTTCGTTTCGTTAAGACAAGACATTGACCAACAATTACTCTTTTAATATTTGATTTATGTGATACAAAATCACTATCATAACAAAGTACTTCCAAATACGAATCTAGTGACACAAATTTCAGGTTATATAACTTTGTATTTATGGAGTAATTATTGGTCAATGCATGTCTTAACGAAGGCATGATGAGCttgcaaaacgatcttatattatgggacggagggagtacaatcacTGCCTTTAATCCTATGAAGCACTTGCGTTTGAAATTATTATCAGAACATCAGCCTGGAACATAAATGATCACACGAGCCCAGCAATTCTTCAACAGTACCAGTACTAGAAACAGTATTAGGGAAACCTTTATCTGATATATATGCCATTTGTGACTGTATGCCATCCTCGTGTGTGGCTATACTATTCATTCTAGCTACTCCAGAATTTTGATGCTAACATTTTTTTCAGTGTTGGGTCATTCCTCCAATAATATTTTGTGTATTATATAATGCAGGAGCGTAGGCATGCTTGAGATAGCTAGGAAGGGACTAGATGGATTATTTTGTGTGGTGCCCCAGCTGCCACCACTCTTTTTTTTTGCATCAGTTTCAATCTTCCGATTGATGCCCGAGCTTTTTCTCGAGGCGAGACGAGCATGATGCCCTTTTTTTTTGCCTTCATCTTGGTGCCTTCAGCTTTGAGGTTATGATCTTGAACTCTGCAGAAGCCACGGCATCTCCGTAGGATGGTGTGTACAATAATGTAAACACTAAGAAATTCTTTGTTAATAATCATTGCTCCGGCTTTGTAATTTCCTTTTTGTACTTGAAGTGGTCAGCGAGGCACCTGACTGGATAACACAATACCTATTTTCATGGAATAGAAGGGCCATATAGATCTTTTTGCCAGTTTGCTAGGTTGGGTAGGTAGGTAGGTCTTCTCGTTGCAGGAGAACATGGCGCCCCACTGTGCTACTTTGTGCGTTCCCGTTGTGCTTCAGGACATTGTAGAGCTTGTCTGCTATTGGTATTTCTCGCGTTGCATAGTTTCGATCTTTATATCCGTGGGTTTGCCGCCAGGGCACTTCATGTTTTTATTCCTAATCACTAAAGGACTCGGAGAAAATTAATTAGAGACAGGATGAAGCCTGAAATGAGCATCGATTTTGCCGAACGCAGCCAGTTCAGAAATAGTTTATAAGGACCGTACGCATTTTTTGGTCAACTTTGACTAAATAAAGTCAACTTTAACTAAACTTCTATGCCGCCCAGCTTATATATTGGTATAATTGAAAGTCAAAACAT
Coding sequences within:
- the LOC123077478 gene encoding homeobox-DDT domain protein RLT3; translation: MMAKGFLAKSDNAGTKKSPLQIQMLESFYSEVQYPKPEDLTEYAASVGLTYNQVRIWFKERRRKERRHMEAAEVHVETQASARSNWPRCSSSRSSNSSQSPMQDTTGHHSYQDQSVLKKRKIMSPTAQRSTLPFENNDPVRKHGKGKGLMTVWHAMYSQTAEIQDCSSFIDESGCLRSLRPFEDFGGKLAQKQTVPRKKVNKKSRPPPSKRKVPCGRVTDLKEHPPVECHLSVDESESSELRTEQATLVDDEELELSELQAGPNPLRCSAHISSTGRHGCPLCKDLLARFPPPSVRMKQPFPTKPWESSPEMVKKLFQVVRFVYTHFGSMDVHPFTFDEFAQAFHDKDSSLLGKVHVSLLKLLMLNTERGSGSVFVPRSSKDSRFSSFLNFVREQEFDVNFWIKSLNSLTWVEILRQVLVASGFGSDHHMLNRNFFNKEKNQMVKYGLRPRTLKGELFTLLSKKGSGGLKVAELAKSPQIIGLNLSGASEVEQLIFSTLSSDITLFEKIAPSAYRLRVDPRIKGKEDPRSDTEDSGTVDDDGDASSSGDESDGPQESYPEHESRIVRWRQKNVHKNMNKCSEIDESYSGERWLLGLMEGEYSDLSIDEKLDCLVALIDVVSGAGSVPRLEEPQSVLSNIQRAQSHASGGKIKKCTRTIYQSSDEYLNRPGSSHSFDSSMQGQSGTLRSQDYIADSGANESPTGFAHQPQIVLLGSDRRYNNYWLFLGPCRADDPGHRRVYFESSEDGHWEVIDSPQDLLSLLSVLDIRGTREAYLLASMKKRQSCLFEGMKKHLEDGCVVALTASSDSSRSETSSGNRYSPKPSSGDGASPLSDIDSASVPTYLAGNLQNASSAIGIEVGRRSDEKMLKWERLQALDKWIWTSFYSSLTAVKCGKRSFKESLVHCESCHDLYWRDEKHCRICHSTFEVGFDLEERYAIHVATCREPEDLYDVPNHKVLPSQLQALKAAIHAIEARMPTAAFAGLWMKSSHNLWVKRLRRTSSLPELLQVLVDFVGAIDEDWLYQSSSAVSFSSYLDDITVYFQTMPQTTSAVALWVVKLDALIAPDLAQADSCRGLGKGSIQTRA